The proteins below are encoded in one region of Megalops cyprinoides isolate fMegCyp1 chromosome 14, fMegCyp1.pri, whole genome shotgun sequence:
- the LOC118789534 gene encoding C-X-C chemokine receptor type 1-like, translating into MTKIVFNLSYLDEYNDTDYSDFEDNASPCHQDPVGLNKGALISTYSAVCFLSLLGNTLVIYVVCSMKRRRTSTDVYLMHLAVADLLFSLTLPFWAVYINSQWIFGTFMCKLLSGLQEATFYGGVLLLACISVDRYLAIVKATQVISQKRHLVGVVCGGVWLGAGLLSLPILVQREAFEAESSGELVCHENLTAETMGEWRVGVRVLRHTVGFFLPLAVMIFCYGFTMATLYRGRNSQKHKVMRVILCVVLAFVVCWLPNNVTVLVDTLMRGGLMEETCDFRNRVELALQATQVLAFLHCAVNPILYAFIGQKFRNQLLSALFKHGLISKKVLSTYRRGSIHSSNSRNTSVTL; encoded by the coding sequence ATGACCAAAATAGtctttaatttgtcatatttggATGAATATAATGACACTGACTACTCTGACTTCGAAGACAATGCCAGTCCATGCCACCAGGACCCTGTGGGCCTCAACAAGGGGGCTCTGATAAGCACCtacagtgctgtgtgcttcCTCAGCCTACTGGGCAACACGCTGGTCATCTATGTAGTCTGCTCCATGAAGAGACGGAGGACCTCCACCGATGTGTACCTCATGCACCTGGCAGTGGCCGAcctcctgttctctctgacACTCCCATTCTGGGCAGTCTACATCAATTCCCAGTGGATCTTCGGCACCTTCATGTGCAAGCTGCTCTCTGGTCTGCAGGAGGCGACCTTCTACGGCGGCGTGCTTCTGCTTGCCTGCATCAGCGTTGACCGCTACCTGGCCATCGTAAAGGCCACCCAGGTCATCTCCCAGAAGCGGCACCTGGTGGGCGTGGTTTGTGGCGGGGTGtggctgggggcggggctgctTTCCCTACCCATCCTGGTCCAGCGGGAGGCCTTCGAGGCGGAAAGCAGCGGCGAGCTGGTGTGCCACGAGAACCTGACGGCGGAGACCATGGGCGAGTGGCGGGTGGGCGTGCGCGTGCTGCGCCACACCGTGGGCTTCTTCCTCCCGCTGGCTGTCATGATCTTCTGCTACGGCTTCACCATGGCGACGCTCTACCGCGGCCGCAACAGCCAGAAGCACAAGGTCATGCGCGTGATCCTGTGCGTGGTGCTGGCCTTCGTAGTCTGCTGGCTGCCCAACAACGTCACCGTCCTCGTGGACACGCTGATGCGCGGCGGCCTCATGGAGGAAACCTGCGACTTCCGCAACCGGGTGGAGCTGGCCCTGCAGGCCACTCAGGTCCTGGCCTTCCTGCACTGTGCCGTCAACCCCATCCTCTACGCGTTCATTGGGCAGAAGTTCCGCAACCAGCTCCTGTCTGCCCTCTTCAAGCACGGCCTCATCAGCAAGAAGGTCCTGTCCACCTACAGGAGGGGCTCCATCCACAGCTCCAACTCCCGGAACACATCTGTCACACTGTAG